The Rhinopithecus roxellana isolate Shanxi Qingling chromosome 13, ASM756505v1, whole genome shotgun sequence genome contains a region encoding:
- the NELFCD gene encoding negative elongation factor C/D, whose amino-acid sequence MRSARSRESVAGAAAGAIMDEDYYGNAAEWGDEADGGQQEDDSGEGEDDAEVQQECLHKFSTRDYIMEPSIFNTLKRYFQAGGSPENVIQLLSENYTAVAQTVNLLAEWLIQTGVEPVQVQETVENHLKSLLIKHFDPRKADSIFTEEGETPAWLEQMIAHTTWRDLFYKLAEAHPDCLMLNFTVKLISDAGYQGEITSVSTACQQLEVFSRVLRTSLATILDGGEENLEKNLPEFAKMVCHGEHTYLFAQAMMSVLAQEEQGGSAVRRIAQEVQRFAQEKGHDASQITLALGTAASYPRACQALGAMLSKGALNPADITVLFKMFTSMDPPPVELIRVPAFLDLFMQSLFKPGARINQDHKHKYIHILAYAASVVETWKKNKRVSINKDELKSTSKAVETVHNLCCNENKGASELVAELSTLYQCIRFPVVAMGVLKWVDWTVSEPRYFQLQTDHTPVHLALLDEISTCHQLLHPQVLQLLVKLFETEHSQLDVMEQLELKKTLLDRMVHLLSRGYVLPVVSYIRKCLEKLDTDISLIRYFVTEVLDVIAPPYTSDFVQLFLPILENDSIAGTIKTEGEHDPVTEFIAHCKSNFIMVN is encoded by the exons ATGCGCAGCGCTCGCTCGCGGGAGAGCGTGGCGGGGGCCGCGGCGGGCGCCATCATGGACGAGGACTACTACGGGAACGCGGCCGAGTGGGGCGACGAGGCTGACGGCGGCCAG CAGGAGGATGATTCTGGAGAAGGAGAGGATGATGCAGAGGTTCAGCAAGAATGCCTGCATAAATTTTCCACCCGGGATTATATCATGGAACCCTCCATCTTTAACACTCTGAAGAG GTATTTTCAGGCAGGAGGGTCTCCAGAGAATGTTATCCAGCTCTTATCTGAAAACTACACCGCTGTGGCCCAAACTGTGAACCTGCTGGCTGAGTGGCTCATTCAGACAG gtGTTGAGCCAGTGCAGGTTCAGGAAACTGTGGAAAATCACTTGAAGAGTTTGCTGATCAAACATTTTGACCCCCGCAAAGCAGATTCTATTTTTACTGAAGAAGGAGAG ACCCCAGCGTGGCTGGAACAGATGATTGCACACACCACGTGGCGGGATCTTTTTTACAAACTGGCTGAAGCCCATCCAGACTGTTTGATGCTGAACTTTACCGTTAAG CTTATTTCTGACGCAGGGTACCAGGGGGAGATCACCAGCGTGTCCACAGCATGCCAGCAGCTAGAAGTGTTCTCGAGAGTGCTCCGGACCTCTCTAGCTACAATTTTAGATGGAGGAgaagaaaaccttgaaaaaaatctCCCTGAGTTTGCC AAGATGGTGTGCCATGGGGAGCACACGTACCTGTTTGCCCAGGCCATGATGTCCGTGCTGGCCCAGGAGGAGCAGGGGGGCTCCGCTGTGCGCAGGATCGCCCAGGAAGTGCAGCGCTTTGCCCAGGAGAA AGGTCACGACGCCAGTCAGATCACACTAGCGTTGGGCACAGCTGCCTCCTACCCCAGGGCCTGCCAGGCTCTTGGGGCCATGCTGTCCAAAGGAGCCCTGAACCCTGCTGACATCACCGTCCTGTTCAAGATGTTCACAAGCATGGACCCTCCTCCGGTTGAACTC ATCCGTGTTCCAGCCTTCCTGGACCTGTTCATGCAGTCACTCTTTAAACCAGGGGCTCGGATCAACCAGGACCACAAGCACAAATACATCCACATCTTGGCGTACGCGGCAAGTGTGGTTGAGACCTGGAAGAAG aacAAGCGAGTGAGCATCAATAAAGATGAGCTGAAGTCAACGTCGAAAGCTGTTGAAACTGTTCACAATTTGTGTTGCAACGAGAACAAAGGGGCCTCTGAACTAGTGGCAGAATTGAGCACACTTTATCAGTGTATTAG GTTTCCAGTGGTAGCAATGGGTgtgctgaagtgggtggattggaCTGTATCAGAACCAAGGTACTTTCAGCTGCAGACTGACCATACCCCCGTCCACCTGGCATTGCTGGATGAG ATCAGCACCTGCCACCAACTCCTGCACCCCCAGGTCCTGCAGCTGCTTGTTAAGCTTTTTGAGACTGAGCACTCCCAGCTGGATGTGATGGAGCAG CTTGAGTTGAAGAAGACACTGCTGGACAGGATGGTTCACCTGCTGAGTCGAGGTTATGTACTTCCTGTTGTCAGTTACATCCGAAAGTGTCTGGAGAAGCTGGACACTGACATTTCACTCATTCGCTATTTTGTCACTGAG GTGCTGGACGTCAttgctcctccttatacctctgacTTCGTGCAGCTTTTCCTCCCCATCCTGGAGAATGACAGCATCGCAGGTACCATCAAAACGGAAGGCGAGCATGACCCTGTGACGGAGTTTATAG ctcactgcaaatctAACTTCATCATGGTGAACTAA